A window of Armigeres subalbatus isolate Guangzhou_Male unplaced genomic scaffold, GZ_Asu_2 Contig1232, whole genome shotgun sequence contains these coding sequences:
- the LOC134202459 gene encoding uncharacterized protein K02A2.6-like, whose translation MATNSVPAHGEEIQQAILQMADLLQRLATPTPINQEKVLESLSTNMIEFVFDPDNGITFEKWFARYSDLFDNDARNLDDAAKVRLLLRKLDHASHSRYVNYILPRLPKDIQFIDTVSTLKKIFGTSTSVFNKRFQCLQLVKSEAEDIISYGGKVNRACEEFEFAKVSIDHFKCLVFVCGLKASRYADVRARLLSRMEGETANAPVTLQTLIDEFQRLVNLKADTTLIEKPSVLKHVVHSISEKKEHQSQRPSKAKGKQLPSTPCWQCGQVHYVRDCPFSDHRCKTCNRVGHKEGYCGCIKKSPGVPEGSPW comes from the exons ATGGCGACAAATTCAGTTCCGGCACACGGAGAGGAAATCCAGCAAGCGATTCTGCAAATGGCTGACTTGCTCCAACGGTTGGCCACACCGACGCCGATCAACCAGGAGAAAGTTCTAGAGTCCCTTTCCACAAACATGATTGAATTTGTGTTCGATCCCGACAATGGCATCACGTTTGAAAAGTGGTTTGCACGTTATTCGGACCTTTTCGACAACGACGCCCGGAATCTCGATGACGCGGCCAAGGTACGTCTTCTCTTGCGGAAGCTAGATCATGCTTCACACAGCCGCTATGTGAACTACATCCTGCCCAGGCTTCCGAAGGACATCCAGTTCATTGACACGGTTTCCACGCTGAAGAAAATTTTCGGCACGTCAACATCTGTTTTCAACAAACGCTTTCAATGCTTGCAGCTGGTAAAAAGCGAAGCCGAAGACATTATCAGTTACGGAGGAAAGGTAAACCGTGCATGCGAGGAGTTTGAATTCGCAAAAGTAAGTATCGATCACTTCAAGTGCTTGGTTTTCGTATGTGGTCTTAAGGCATCACGCTACGCGGACGTTCGGGCACGTCTTCTTTCCCGCATGGAGGGCGAGACCGCTAACGCACCGGTGACTCTCCAAACGCTCATCGACGAGTTCCAGCGACTAGTCAACCTCAAGGCGGACACGACGCTCATCGAAAAACCATCGGTTTTGAAGCACGTGGTCCACTCGATCTCGGAGAAAAAGGAGCATCAGTCGCAACGTCCATCGAAAGCAAAAGGTAAGCAACTACCATCTACACCATGCTGGCAGTGTGGTCAAGTTCACTACGTCCGTGACTGCCCATTTTCCGACCATCGCTGCAAAACATGCAATCGCGTCGGCCACAAGGAAGGTTACTGCGGCTGCATCAAGAAATCGCCCGGCG TTCCCGAGGGGTCTCCGTGGTGA
- the LOC134202460 gene encoding LOW QUALITY PROTEIN: uncharacterized protein LOC134202460 (The sequence of the model RefSeq protein was modified relative to this genomic sequence to represent the inferred CDS: deleted 2 bases in 1 codon), which produces MLLAWWFVLKETDKRRFIYSMTLDIRQAYIIQLDSASDITVICEQTWHQLGNPQTTPPSINAVNASGKPLGLIGEFECNVTFNGTTKRGKCFVSSSPSLNVFGIDWIDMFNLWALPFDSICNSISSTTKPAFDDEIQKLRSDHPNVFDDSLGHCTKTKRPVPFNTIPLVDTELNRLESMGIITPIDFSEWAAPIVAVRKPNGRVRICADYSTGLNNALEANHYPLPTPEEIFAQLAGSRVFSIIDLSDAYLQVEVDDDSKKLLGRMNKKYYAVKILHYGRKSPVPRKPVVEVEFAYPEVNLQVPNDDEDGLSKEVPEKSTQISDFHFATALRRFGSVLLQKNQTPQMKKMKSQAAKEMIMHFLVEHGIELTEKQILKKVNNMKSRIKSKTDKKATGNKQISLNPGERIIYDLLGAEENPAVTKVNYGVSVGSSSTAVMKRSSMIISDDEEDMLNSLVNVGRSVLNVLAESGQIGSGKSRTSEEQKPQTPSGCYKRKPRRNQEKLSNAQLQQNVLIKQCEVLEQQKRINERLEVVLDKAGELLNRYLE; this is translated from the exons ATGTTACTCGCTTGGTGGTTCGTGTTGAAAGAGACCGACAAACGCCGGTTCATTTATTCGATGACGCTTGACATACGTCAAGC GTACATAATACAACTTGATTCTGCAAGCGACATCACGGTAATCTGCGAACAAACATGGCATCAGCTGGGTAACCCACAAACGACGCCCCCATCGATCAACGCAGTCAACGCATCCGGTAAACCACTGGGGCTCATTGGCGAGTTTGAATGCAATGTCACGTTCAACGGGACAACGAAACGTGGCAAATGTTTTGTCTCGTCATCCCCTAGCCTCAACGTTTTCGGCATCGATTGGATCGATATGTTCAATCTGTGGGCACTGCCATTCGATTCGATCTGCAACAGCATCTCTTCGACAACCAAACCAGCGTTTGATGACGAGATCCAAAAGCTCCGGAGTGACCATCCGAACGTGTTCGACGACTCGCTAGGACACTGCACAAAGACAAAG CGCCCGGTTCCATTCAACACAATTCCATTGGTTGACACCGAGCTAAACCGTCTCGAATCCATGGGAATCATCACTCCAATCGATTTTTCGGAATGGGCCGCTCCGATCGTTGCTGTCCGTAAACCCAATGGACGAGTTCGCATCTGCGCGGACTATTCGACAGGACTGAACAATGCGTTGGAAGCAAACCATTATCCTCTGCCGAcgcctgaagaaatttttgctcAGTTGGCTGGTAGTCGTGTCTTTAGCATCATCGATTTGTCGGACGCATACCTACAGGTCGAAGTGGATGACGATTCAAAGAAGCtattgggtcgtatgaataaaaagta CTACGCAGTGAAAATCTTACATTATGGAAGAAAATCGCCAGTTCCACGAAAACCAGTTGTTGAAGTCGAATTTGCATATCCAGAAGTGAACTTGCAGGTGCCAAATGATGACGAAGATGGATTATCCAAGGAAGTTCCAGAAAAATCAACACAAATCAGTGATTTCCATTTTGCTACCGCTTTGCGCCGCTTCGGGAGTGTCTTGTTGCAAAAAAATCAAACCCCCCAGATGAAGAAAATGAAATCACAGGCGGCAAAAGAAATGATTATGCATTTCTTGGTGGAACATGGCATCGaattaacagaaaaacaaatattgaaaaaggTGAACAATATGAAATCgcgaatcaaatccaaaacgGACAAAAAGGCTACCGGGAATAAACAAATATCCTTGAATCCGGGAGAGAGAATCATCTATGACCTCCTAGGAGCTGAAGAAAACCCTGCAGTAACGAAAGTGAACT ATGGTGTTTCAGTGGGATCGAGCTCCACTGCTGTGATGAAACGGAGCAGCATGATAATTTCGGACGACGAAGAAGACATGCTTAATTCACTGGTCAACGTTGGACGTTCGGTTCTTAACGTTTTGGCAGAATCAGGCCAAATAGGCTCCGGAAAATCGCGTACATCTGAAGA ACAGAAACCACAAACGCCAAGTGGGTGCTACAAGCGAAAACCTCGAAGGAATCAAGAAAAGCTCTCGAACGCTCAGCTTCAGCAAAATGTCCTAATCAAGCAATGTGAAGTTCTTGAGCAGCAAAAACGGATTAATGAGAGGTTGGAGGTCGTACTCGATAAGGCAGGAGAATTATTGAACCGTTATTTGGAATGA